In Fluviispira sanaruensis, a genomic segment contains:
- the ribH gene encoding 6,7-dimethyl-8-ribityllumazine synthase gives MIKTAEAKIGIVVARFNEVITSRLASGAKNILIRRGVKPENIIEIEVPGAFETPFAAQLLIDNKKVHGVVALGAVIRGSTDHYDYVCSSTASGLMNVQLSRSVPVCFGILTCDTMEQAIDRAGGKLGNKGSDVADSLLEMILLRSSLLGNLSL, from the coding sequence ATGATAAAGACTGCAGAAGCAAAAATTGGCATTGTGGTTGCAAGATTCAATGAGGTTATAACGTCTCGTCTTGCTTCAGGTGCAAAAAATATTCTCATTCGGCGTGGTGTAAAGCCTGAAAATATTATTGAAATTGAGGTACCAGGGGCGTTTGAAACCCCATTTGCAGCTCAACTTTTAATTGATAATAAAAAAGTTCATGGAGTCGTTGCTCTTGGAGCTGTGATTCGTGGATCGACAGATCATTATGATTATGTTTGCTCATCAACAGCGTCTGGTTTGATGAATGTTCAGCTTTCTCGTTCAGTTCCTGTTTGTTTTGGCATACTTACTTGCGATACAATGGAACAAGCAATTGATAGAGCTGGTGGAAAACTTGGCAACAAAGGCAGCGATGTTGCTGATTCGTTATTAGAAATGATCTTGCTTAGATCCTCATTATTAGGAAATTTATCATTATGA
- the nusB gene encoding transcription antitermination factor NusB, which yields MIEGVTGLKPADFKQVRRFAVQFAYQQDVNQQYVMQKSVLEQFIKQSEVSENQRAFLRSLLAAVFEKSKIVDDLIEKNAKNWKISRIARVDLAVLRIATVELLERGDTDIGVVISEAASIAQEYGSSNSASFVNGILDAIAKTVRSA from the coding sequence ATGATTGAAGGTGTAACTGGACTCAAACCAGCCGATTTTAAACAAGTGAGAAGGTTTGCAGTTCAATTTGCTTATCAGCAAGATGTAAATCAACAATATGTTATGCAAAAAAGTGTTTTAGAACAGTTTATTAAGCAATCTGAAGTGTCTGAGAATCAAAGAGCCTTTTTGCGATCTTTATTAGCTGCTGTATTTGAGAAAAGCAAAATAGTTGATGATTTAATCGAAAAAAATGCAAAAAATTGGAAAATTTCGCGCATTGCTCGAGTGGATTTAGCAGTTCTTAGAATTGCAACAGTTGAGCTTTTAGAACGGGGCGATACAGATATTGGAGTTGTTATTTCAGAAGCTGCTTCTATTGCGCAAGAATATGGCTCTTCAAACTCGGCTTCATTTGTTAACGGTATTCTCGATGCGATTGCTAAAACGGTACGTTCTGCTTGA
- a CDS encoding PilZ domain-containing protein translates to MVKKSHEKRKSKRHDINFIISIYQNKKPIALHNAVKDFSLNGCAIYISNNHIFKVDEVVELHVEENFIKKNLEIKIEPIVGIIKYLDKENIFYAGIEFNNLSENNVKVIKYIIENGVILKKFPQTWQLSK, encoded by the coding sequence ATGGTAAAAAAAAGTCATGAAAAAAGAAAAAGTAAGAGACATGATATTAATTTTATAATTTCGATTTATCAAAATAAAAAGCCTATAGCGCTTCATAATGCTGTTAAAGATTTTTCTTTAAATGGTTGTGCGATTTATATTTCAAATAATCATATTTTCAAAGTGGATGAAGTTGTAGAATTGCATGTAGAAGAGAATTTTATTAAAAAAAATTTAGAAATAAAAATTGAACCAATTGTGGGAATAATTAAATATTTAGATAAGGAAAATATATTTTATGCAGGGATTGAGTTTAATAATCTTAGTGAAAATAATGTAAAAGTAATAAAATATATTATCGAAAATGGGGTGATTTTAAAAAAATTCCCACAAACTTGGCAGCTATCTAAATAG
- a CDS encoding DEAD/DEAH box helicase, whose protein sequence is MTSHSFIDFVFPQFLANNWQNGISIFRSGGVYNFNSYGELLSGKVKAGIGENYEVRMKIHAHGKFVQWMECTCQANRRRAEKCAHIAAFCIYLDQEKALYLQKFNLGTGGSELYLNSTTAKPKLTQTDENKSSAFNAQEKWEIINDAKQTLESNSFENIFTSNVLEIISIDLDKEEPWLNVLVKLDATKKLNYRFGIDDTCKLLFNTNQYEKASKSVLKLIDHGVTAKRYFDIKNHKNSGFLIQKNINIYKDNNSIKKIVLSDLQTSHVGKHGIFYAKIGYIPFSDKMNTTQISRWQEYPKSGIVEGDTAATLIESEFMRLKETAEVVLHNSLSKVKVFNKTIIPEFTLNKSLDGAILIDAKFNSKAEDKIDGNTSGTLLQILRARAEGKQYLQTEKGFVKINSEFDWLQNKLQNDGQIKLSTLEFIRFHEQFGTESKVKGKADIINKIRAGLISREKLTLPSLKETQLNLRPYQEDGLKWLWWLYSNQLGGLLADEMGLGKTHQAMGLISSIAKRDDFSISLVVCPTSVIDHWLDKMTKYIPKVKCICYHGSLRKNYLMDIQKNTKGHFVFVTSYGILLRDIQLIMQKKWNLVILDEAHLVKNQSTRTYKAACKIDSNMRLCLTGTPLENDLMELKNLFDYIAPSYLGSDSEFKKKYMSNDENNDPIADIELHRLIHPFKMRRNKLDVLTDLPDKVEDIRYCHLNLAQKKLYNEVLNLKGKKLIDDLQNEKSPVPYIHIFSLISLLKQICDDPSIIDPRYSQLGSGKLKVFDELLGEALESNQKVVVFSQYAKMVAKLSERLNAQGIQHVILTGQSVNRGNIVKEFQENKNVKVFIGSLLAGGTGIDLTSASVVIHFDRWWNAAKENQATDRIHRIGQIRNVQVYKLVTRGTLEERIDDIISRKRMIFERFVEQDEEVFKHLSRDDLLQLLKAPSDDSEIESNDEDSIEVYNI, encoded by the coding sequence ATGACTTCTCATTCGTTTATTGATTTCGTTTTCCCACAATTCCTTGCTAATAATTGGCAAAATGGAATTTCAATTTTTAGATCTGGTGGAGTTTACAATTTCAACTCCTACGGAGAGCTTTTAAGTGGAAAAGTAAAGGCGGGTATTGGTGAAAATTATGAAGTGCGGATGAAAATTCATGCGCACGGAAAATTTGTTCAATGGATGGAATGTACTTGCCAAGCAAATAGAAGAAGAGCTGAAAAATGCGCACATATTGCTGCATTTTGTATATATCTAGATCAAGAAAAAGCTCTCTATTTACAAAAATTTAATTTAGGTACAGGCGGATCTGAACTTTATCTAAATAGCACAACAGCCAAACCAAAACTCACCCAAACGGATGAAAATAAATCGAGTGCATTCAATGCACAAGAAAAATGGGAAATAATAAATGATGCGAAACAGACATTAGAAAGTAATAGTTTTGAAAATATTTTTACTTCCAATGTATTGGAAATTATTTCTATTGATTTAGACAAAGAAGAACCGTGGTTGAATGTACTCGTTAAGCTTGATGCTACAAAAAAATTAAACTACCGCTTTGGCATTGATGACACTTGCAAACTTTTATTCAATACCAACCAATATGAAAAAGCGTCAAAAAGTGTTCTTAAACTCATCGATCATGGAGTAACTGCAAAAAGATATTTCGATATTAAAAATCATAAAAATTCTGGTTTTTTAATTCAAAAAAACATAAATATTTATAAAGATAATAATTCAATAAAAAAAATAGTTTTAAGCGATCTCCAGACATCTCATGTCGGAAAACATGGAATCTTTTATGCAAAAATCGGTTATATTCCTTTTTCTGACAAAATGAACACAACTCAAATTTCACGTTGGCAAGAATATCCTAAATCAGGAATTGTAGAAGGAGACACAGCAGCAACTTTGATTGAAAGTGAGTTTATGCGCTTAAAAGAAACTGCTGAAGTTGTTTTACATAATAGTTTATCCAAAGTTAAAGTTTTTAATAAAACCATTATTCCAGAATTCACACTGAATAAATCTTTAGATGGTGCAATTTTAATAGATGCTAAGTTTAATTCAAAAGCTGAAGATAAAATAGATGGAAATACCTCTGGAACACTCTTACAGATATTAAGAGCTCGAGCCGAAGGTAAACAGTATCTGCAAACTGAAAAAGGATTTGTAAAGATCAACTCCGAGTTTGACTGGCTCCAAAATAAATTACAGAACGATGGACAAATTAAACTCTCAACCCTCGAATTTATACGTTTTCATGAACAATTTGGCACAGAAAGTAAAGTCAAAGGTAAAGCAGATATTATAAATAAAATACGTGCAGGTCTCATATCGAGAGAGAAACTTACATTACCATCATTAAAAGAAACTCAGCTTAACTTACGCCCATACCAAGAAGATGGGTTAAAATGGCTTTGGTGGCTTTATAGCAACCAACTTGGTGGTCTGCTTGCAGATGAAATGGGACTTGGTAAAACTCACCAAGCGATGGGTCTTATTTCTAGTATTGCTAAACGTGATGATTTTTCAATATCATTAGTTGTTTGTCCTACCAGTGTGATTGACCATTGGCTTGATAAAATGACTAAATATATCCCAAAAGTTAAATGTATCTGTTATCATGGTTCGCTACGCAAAAACTATTTAATGGATATACAAAAAAATACAAAAGGACATTTTGTTTTTGTAACAAGTTATGGAATTCTCTTAAGAGACATTCAACTCATTATGCAAAAAAAGTGGAATTTAGTTATTTTAGATGAAGCGCATTTAGTTAAAAATCAAAGCACTCGGACCTATAAAGCCGCATGCAAAATTGATAGCAATATGCGTCTTTGTTTAACAGGGACACCGCTTGAAAATGATTTAATGGAACTTAAAAACTTATTTGATTATATTGCTCCTAGTTATTTAGGCAGTGATAGTGAATTTAAAAAGAAATATATGTCAAACGATGAAAACAATGACCCAATCGCCGACATTGAACTTCATCGCCTTATACATCCTTTTAAAATGCGTAGAAATAAACTTGATGTCCTGACCGATCTTCCAGATAAAGTTGAAGATATTCGTTACTGTCATTTAAATTTAGCTCAGAAAAAACTTTATAATGAAGTTTTAAATTTAAAAGGAAAAAAATTAATCGATGATTTACAAAATGAAAAAAGTCCTGTTCCTTATATTCATATATTTAGTTTGATAAGCCTTTTAAAACAGATATGTGACGACCCTTCTATAATTGATCCAAGATACTCACAGCTAGGTAGTGGAAAGTTAAAAGTATTTGATGAATTGCTTGGAGAGGCTCTCGAGAGTAACCAAAAAGTAGTGGTTTTCTCCCAATATGCAAAAATGGTCGCTAAACTTTCGGAAAGACTGAATGCTCAAGGCATTCAGCATGTGATTTTAACGGGTCAATCTGTCAATAGAGGTAATATTGTTAAAGAATTTCAAGAGAATAAAAATGTAAAAGTATTTATAGGATCTTTATTAGCGGGTGGTACTGGGATCGATTTAACCTCAGCAAGTGTTGTTATTCACTTTGACAGATGGTGGAATGCTGCAAAAGAAAATCAAGCAACCGATAGAATTCACCGCATAGGTCAAATCAGAAATGTTCAAGTTTATAAACTCGTAACAAGGGGAACATTAGAAGAGAGAATTGATGATATTATTAGTCGAAAAAGAATGATTTTTGAAAGATTTGTTGAACAAGACGAAGAAGTTTTTAAGCATCTTTCACGCGACGATCTTTTGCAGCTTCTAAAAGCACCTTCTGATGATTCTGAAATTGAGTCAAATGACGAAGATAGCATTGAAGTTTATAATATATAA
- a CDS encoding penicillin-binding transpeptidase domain-containing protein, whose translation MDFSFSNILKKPLHSLIVSLFFFSTPIHAQVNNTNINSKTQKTVAFLAKDKKLTKQKINQNKFKFKKTYKQSKKSKYKASNYERYGRNDLKTNYVTAQPVLFSAYSGSYLINSKKLNPNTVKVKAYTDPRESLNNNGTPLNTPFGQVEWPEISAKMFLKNGKIYSYYKNYKLELTIDPQLQDASEKYLSQSRIINGSTAIIDPKTGKILALSQNGGNRNASVSVSSRAPAASLMKIITASAAIEKRNLNPYDEISFRGGCGNLRNGNWLADPSRDKQKMTFAKAFGSSCNTAFARLALYEVGLASLKSYAEKFMFNKPIPSDLKLQTSMFLLPDPDTATPQEVAEAGAGFGATKLNPVHAALLSATINNHGIMMAPYLIEAAYNSDGKEVYRAKPMQIGRIISQQTALKIETLMLATISSGTSRRTFHKAGTRADANEIGGKTGTLLDPENRDVLYTWFSGIAPLNSPNSIAIGTVVASPQNWVVRASSVAQTTLADYLKFEKNDSRVASRSN comes from the coding sequence ATGGATTTTTCTTTTTCTAATATTTTAAAAAAGCCTCTTCATTCTCTTATTGTTTCTTTATTTTTTTTCTCGACACCAATACATGCGCAAGTGAATAATACTAACATTAATTCAAAAACTCAAAAAACTGTCGCATTTTTAGCCAAAGATAAAAAATTAACTAAACAAAAAATAAATCAAAATAAATTCAAATTTAAAAAAACTTACAAACAAAGTAAAAAGTCAAAATATAAAGCAAGTAATTATGAACGCTACGGAAGAAATGATTTAAAAACAAATTATGTCACTGCTCAACCTGTGCTTTTTTCTGCATATTCTGGCTCATATTTAATTAATTCTAAAAAATTAAACCCAAATACTGTCAAAGTAAAAGCTTATACCGATCCCAGAGAATCTCTAAATAACAACGGGACACCTTTGAACACACCGTTTGGCCAGGTAGAATGGCCGGAAATCTCAGCTAAAATGTTTTTAAAAAATGGAAAAATATATTCATATTACAAAAATTATAAGTTAGAACTTACAATCGACCCTCAATTGCAAGACGCTTCAGAAAAGTACTTAAGTCAATCTAGAATTATTAATGGTTCAACAGCCATTATTGATCCAAAAACAGGAAAAATCCTTGCCCTTTCACAAAATGGTGGCAACCGCAATGCCAGTGTTTCGGTCAGCTCGCGCGCACCAGCAGCAAGCTTAATGAAAATTATCACAGCTTCGGCCGCCATAGAAAAAAGAAATTTGAATCCATACGATGAAATTTCTTTTCGTGGAGGTTGCGGCAATCTCAGAAATGGCAATTGGCTAGCCGATCCTTCTCGAGATAAGCAAAAAATGACCTTTGCCAAAGCTTTTGGCTCTAGCTGTAACACAGCCTTCGCCCGTTTAGCTCTATATGAGGTTGGTTTAGCTTCACTGAAGTCCTATGCTGAAAAGTTTATGTTCAATAAACCTATTCCAAGCGATTTAAAGCTGCAAACAAGTATGTTTTTGCTCCCTGACCCTGACACAGCAACTCCTCAAGAAGTGGCTGAAGCAGGTGCAGGATTTGGCGCTACGAAATTAAACCCCGTACATGCGGCTCTTCTTTCTGCAACTATTAATAATCATGGTATAATGATGGCACCTTATTTAATAGAAGCGGCTTACAATTCGGACGGAAAGGAAGTTTACAGAGCAAAACCTATGCAAATTGGACGAATTATCTCTCAACAAACTGCTTTAAAAATAGAAACCTTGATGTTAGCAACAATATCATCGGGTACGAGCCGTAGAACTTTTCATAAAGCAGGAACTCGAGCGGACGCCAATGAAATTGGCGGCAAGACGGGAACTTTGCTCGATCCAGAAAATAGGGATGTTCTTTACACTTGGTTTAGTGGTATTGCTCCACTTAACTCTCCGAATAGCATAGCTATTGGGACAGTCGTGGCAAGCCCACAAAATTGGGTCGTCAGAGCAAGTTCAGTTGCTCAAACAACTCTTGCAGATTATTTAAAGTTTGAAAAAAATGACAGTCGAGTAGCGAGTCGCAGTAATTAA
- a CDS encoding bactofilin family protein, which translates to MFSKVKDAKVLSSVQGIENSSKKYKGVPFSLLGNQTFFQGKVILKGEARLAGHVEGTIISEDILILEESALIKGEIHGVIVEISGIFEGNLYAADTLRLTSSARVEGEISSYKLIVEEGAKLRGKLSCLEAPRHSVDEIVLSVVS; encoded by the coding sequence GTGTTTTCAAAAGTGAAAGATGCTAAAGTCTTGTCGTCAGTACAAGGTATTGAGAATTCTTCAAAAAAATATAAAGGTGTGCCTTTTTCTTTGCTGGGCAATCAAACATTTTTTCAAGGAAAAGTTATTTTAAAAGGTGAAGCACGATTGGCAGGGCATGTTGAAGGCACTATTATTTCAGAAGATATTTTGATTTTAGAAGAATCAGCTCTAATTAAAGGTGAGATACATGGAGTGATTGTGGAAATAAGCGGTATTTTTGAAGGTAACCTTTATGCTGCTGACACTTTAAGGCTCACATCTTCTGCCCGAGTGGAAGGAGAAATATCTTCTTACAAATTAATTGTGGAAGAAGGTGCTAAATTGCGTGGAAAACTCTCTTGCTTAGAGGCTCCAAGGCATTCAGTTGATGAAATCGTTTTGAGCGTAGTTTCTTAA
- a CDS encoding COX15/CtaA family protein, whose protein sequence is MKNIKNFAFYSWAFLVFNFFVVLNGAFVRATGSGAGCGEHWPLCNGQFIPDFAKVHTIVEFSHRTLSGLAGIGAVVLLVWSFKVTEKGSPIRKTAFCSFCLMVFEALLGAGLVLFGLVANNSSVFRAYVMSLHLISTFLLLASIALTAYYSSGFGIAQLRGQNKKIFLIAIAIFGLFFIGVSGAITALGDTLFKPNYVGEGLFAENEGTTHFLKSLRVYHPIFAVLISFYIIVMTWNFVHKNSAKRIKKFAYFITCIIVVQILCGFINIVLLAPVWMQIVHLLTGDIVWVACILFCNEVLAEEKFLEKVFRYS, encoded by the coding sequence ATGAAAAATATTAAAAATTTTGCATTTTACAGTTGGGCTTTCCTTGTTTTTAATTTTTTTGTTGTTCTAAATGGTGCCTTTGTGCGGGCCACGGGTTCCGGTGCGGGCTGTGGTGAGCATTGGCCTCTCTGCAATGGCCAGTTCATACCTGATTTTGCAAAAGTTCATACAATCGTTGAATTCTCCCACAGAACATTGAGTGGGCTTGCTGGAATAGGTGCAGTTGTCCTTCTTGTTTGGTCTTTTAAAGTGACTGAAAAAGGCAGCCCTATTCGAAAAACAGCTTTTTGCTCATTTTGCTTAATGGTCTTTGAAGCCCTGCTGGGAGCAGGTCTTGTGCTTTTTGGTTTGGTGGCAAATAACTCTTCTGTTTTTAGAGCTTATGTTATGTCCTTGCATTTAATAAGCACTTTTCTATTACTCGCTTCAATTGCATTAACAGCTTATTATTCTTCGGGTTTTGGGATAGCTCAGCTGCGGGGACAAAATAAAAAAATATTTTTAATTGCGATAGCAATTTTTGGATTATTTTTTATTGGAGTAAGCGGTGCTATAACTGCTTTAGGGGACACACTCTTCAAACCAAATTATGTTGGCGAAGGGTTATTTGCAGAAAATGAAGGGACAACACACTTTTTGAAGTCGTTGCGAGTCTATCATCCTATTTTTGCCGTTTTAATCTCATTCTATATCATTGTAATGACTTGGAACTTTGTTCATAAAAACTCTGCAAAAAGAATTAAAAAATTTGCTTACTTTATTACGTGTATTATTGTAGTCCAAATCTTGTGTGGTTTTATTAATATTGTTTTATTAGCACCTGTGTGGATGCAAATTGTACATTTATTAACGGGTGATATTGTTTGGGTTGCTTGTATTTTATTTTGCAATGAAGTCCTTGCTGAGGAGAAATTTCTTGAAAAAGTGTTCCGATATTCTTAA
- a CDS encoding multidrug effflux MFS transporter, translated as MKKCSDILKIFILILVISLPSFSTDSYIPSLPHMVEDLNTTQPLIQLTLSFYMIGFAISMLTCGSLSDRFGRRPILLFGLSLFLIASFACVFAQNVWFLIIARFFQALGGCCGIVLGRTIVRDSFEKKDQVKVLTYMATGMAISPAIAPIIGGVLQTYFGWRSSFVLLILLSALILALVYFKIEETNKNLNPKATHFVALFKNYKEILSNRTYLGYTLTISFAWCAYFSFISSSSFIFQDIIGVSSVIYGVIFALVSIGYIFGTIMARKLSAKYHLNYVLSFATLICFLSSLMLITFALFNYVSVLAILPPIIVLMFGIGIIFPLTQVGMMDLFPKMLGIASGLFFFIEIMFGVFAGYLSGSFKSENQIPMATVIFISSTFLIVFYYLLIMKKKNV; from the coding sequence TTGAAAAAGTGTTCCGATATTCTTAAGATTTTTATATTGATTTTGGTTATTTCTCTGCCTTCCTTTTCAACAGATTCTTATATTCCATCCCTTCCGCACATGGTTGAAGATTTAAATACAACCCAACCTCTCATTCAATTGACGCTCAGCTTTTATATGATTGGCTTTGCTATCTCTATGTTAACTTGCGGATCTTTATCCGATCGATTTGGGAGAAGACCTATTTTATTATTTGGCCTATCATTATTTTTAATAGCATCGTTTGCATGTGTTTTTGCCCAAAACGTTTGGTTTTTAATTATTGCTCGCTTTTTTCAAGCGCTTGGCGGTTGTTGCGGAATCGTTTTAGGGAGAACAATTGTGCGCGATTCCTTTGAGAAGAAGGATCAAGTCAAAGTTTTAACTTATATGGCAACAGGTATGGCTATTTCCCCTGCAATTGCACCGATAATCGGTGGTGTTCTGCAAACCTACTTCGGGTGGCGTTCTTCATTTGTTTTATTAATTCTCTTATCAGCATTAATATTAGCTTTAGTTTATTTTAAGATAGAAGAAACAAATAAAAATTTAAATCCCAAAGCTACACATTTTGTGGCTCTTTTTAAGAATTATAAAGAAATTTTATCGAATAGAACTTATTTAGGATATACTTTAACTATTTCATTTGCATGGTGTGCTTATTTTTCATTTATATCTTCTTCGTCTTTTATTTTTCAAGATATAATAGGTGTGTCTTCTGTTATTTATGGTGTTATATTTGCTTTGGTTTCTATTGGGTATATTTTTGGGACAATTATGGCGAGAAAATTATCAGCAAAATATCATTTAAACTATGTGCTAAGCTTTGCAACTCTAATATGCTTTTTAAGTTCTTTAATGTTAATAACTTTTGCATTATTTAATTATGTTTCAGTGTTGGCTATTTTACCACCAATTATAGTATTGATGTTTGGTATTGGTATTATTTTTCCTTTGACTCAAGTTGGTATGATGGATCTCTTTCCTAAAATGCTAGGAATTGCTTCGGGATTATTCTTTTTTATTGAAATCATGTTTGGTGTATTTGCAGGATATTTATCAGGTTCATTTAAATCAGAAAATCAAATTCCAATGGCGACTGTTATTTTTATATCTTCAACTTTTTTAATTGTTTTTTATTATCTTTTAATTATGAAAAAAAAGAATGTCTAG
- the pgtP gene encoding phosphoglycerate transporter protein PgtP: MAKFSALFSSLKQPKPLPEITDAKTIDNDYKHWRIRIFYSMYIGYAVYYVTRKSFTFAIPSLAVDLNMDKASLGWIGSIMAISYGLSKFISGMLSDNANARYFMAIGLILTGVLNIIFGTASSFWIFAICWMLNGWFQGFGWPPCAKFLTYWYSQSERGRWWGAWNTSHNVGGALVPLLIAFCVQYWGWRSAMHVAGGLAIFTGFLLINRLRDTPATLGLPPIEKYKNEELPITQIKENTEKTITVKEIFMKYILKNKYIWILAGAYFFIYIIRVAVNDWTMPYLMEQKGYTSSMDAGKVIFAFEIGGVFGSLAAGWLSDKLFKGGRGPVNFLYTVFVTILISIFWQMSVSNLYLDILIVGALGFFIFGPQMLIGIAAVELSHKKAAATSTGFIGWIGYLGAFVAGGPIGIIIDKFGWDSFFIVTIACGIFACLFLSFLYAARSYNPNTETLSLKEKKIA; this comes from the coding sequence ATGGCTAAATTTTCTGCTTTATTTTCTTCTCTAAAGCAACCAAAACCTCTACCTGAAATAACTGATGCAAAAACTATAGACAATGACTACAAGCATTGGCGAATTAGAATCTTTTACTCAATGTATATCGGCTATGCAGTTTATTACGTCACGCGAAAATCTTTTACTTTTGCCATACCAAGTTTAGCTGTGGATTTAAATATGGACAAAGCAAGTCTAGGTTGGATTGGTAGTATAATGGCCATCAGTTATGGTTTGAGTAAATTCATAAGTGGCATGCTCTCTGACAATGCCAATGCTAGATATTTTATGGCCATTGGCCTAATCTTAACTGGTGTTTTAAATATTATTTTTGGTACAGCGTCTTCCTTTTGGATCTTTGCAATTTGCTGGATGTTGAATGGCTGGTTTCAAGGATTCGGATGGCCTCCCTGCGCAAAATTTCTAACCTATTGGTATTCACAGTCTGAGCGAGGGCGTTGGTGGGGAGCATGGAATACTTCACACAACGTAGGAGGGGCTCTCGTACCTCTGCTCATTGCATTTTGCGTCCAATATTGGGGCTGGCGCTCTGCAATGCACGTTGCAGGTGGGTTAGCAATTTTCACTGGCTTTTTGCTTATCAATCGCTTGCGCGACACGCCTGCCACTTTGGGCTTGCCTCCTATTGAAAAGTATAAAAATGAAGAATTACCTATTACGCAGATAAAAGAAAATACTGAAAAAACTATTACTGTAAAAGAAATATTTATGAAGTATATTTTGAAAAATAAATATATTTGGATTTTAGCTGGAGCATACTTCTTTATTTACATCATAAGAGTTGCTGTTAATGATTGGACAATGCCATATTTAATGGAACAAAAAGGTTACACAAGCTCTATGGATGCTGGGAAAGTTATTTTTGCTTTCGAAATTGGCGGAGTCTTTGGCAGTCTTGCAGCTGGTTGGTTATCTGATAAATTATTTAAAGGTGGAAGAGGTCCAGTTAATTTTCTCTATACAGTTTTCGTAACCATTTTAATTTCAATTTTCTGGCAGATGTCAGTTTCGAATTTATATTTAGATATTCTAATAGTTGGTGCACTAGGTTTCTTTATTTTTGGCCCACAAATGCTCATTGGCATAGCAGCCGTAGAACTATCCCACAAGAAAGCAGCAGCAACATCAACAGGTTTTATAGGATGGATTGGTTATTTAGGAGCTTTTGTTGCTGGTGGTCCTATCGGTATTATAATTGATAAATTTGGCTGGGATAGTTTTTTTATCGTCACTATTGCATGCGGAATTTTTGCTTGCTTGTTCCTATCCTTCTTATATGCAGCTCGCAGCTATAACCCAAATACAGAAACTTTATCGTTAAAAGAAAAAAAGATTGCTTAG
- a CDS encoding O-methyltransferase — protein sequence MQKEFLQNDKNITTYALNTFKPEDNILKEIRERAKKLDIPGIHVSDMDGKHLEILISMAKAEKVVEVGTLAGYSGICIARGMRNKGVLHTIEIEQKHFEAAAQSFKNAKVDHLVKQHLGSALSVLAELEKEAPFDAIFIDADKVSYPDYLTWAEKNIKIGGVIIADNTFAWGHINDSHFETLELEKQVKSIREFNYRIANNSQFIATILPTGEGLTVGVRVS from the coding sequence ATGCAAAAAGAATTTTTACAAAATGATAAAAATATAACAACCTATGCATTAAATACTTTTAAACCTGAAGACAATATTTTAAAAGAAATTCGTGAAAGAGCAAAAAAACTAGATATTCCAGGAATTCATGTCAGTGATATGGATGGAAAACACTTAGAAATTCTTATTTCCATGGCAAAAGCTGAAAAAGTTGTAGAAGTCGGAACTCTTGCTGGATACTCAGGAATTTGTATTGCAAGAGGCATGAGAAATAAAGGAGTTTTACACACGATCGAAATCGAACAGAAGCACTTTGAAGCCGCTGCACAGTCATTTAAAAATGCAAAAGTTGATCACTTAGTAAAGCAACATCTCGGTTCAGCGCTTTCTGTTTTAGCAGAACTCGAAAAAGAAGCACCTTTTGATGCTATTTTCATAGATGCAGACAAGGTCTCTTATCCTGATTATCTCACTTGGGCTGAGAAAAATATTAAAATTGGTGGGGTGATTATAGCGGACAACACCTTCGCTTGGGGACATATTAACGACAGTCATTTTGAAACTTTAGAATTAGAAAAACAAGTCAAGAGCATTCGCGAGTTTAACTACAGAATTGCCAATAATTCACAATTTATAGCCACTATATTGCCTACAGGCGAAGGTTTAACCGTTGGGGTACGCGTATCCTAA